In Moraxella nasovis, the sequence CCGTTATTGGCTTTATTACCGTCAGGGTCATCAGGTTCATGTTTTGGCGTGGGCATAAGTAGGCTTGAGACACCGCCCATCAAAAGCCCTGCACCAACACCGATTAAGGCAGATGACGCCCCTGCCGTAATAGTGCTGGAAAATACGCCAACACCAATCATCGCAATCCCTGCCACGGTCTGTAAAATACCGCCAACCTTACCGCCAGCCCCTTCAATTTGTGGCACGATATGAATGTCAGATTTGGCGGTTTGGTTATGGATTTGAGTTTCACCAATGTTGTTTTTTAATACCTTATCGCCTAAAAATACGGCTAAATTTACGCCACGTTGTGCCAT encodes:
- a CDS encoding tail assembly protein, which codes for MKTIHFYGILAKKFGTPFVLDVKTAFEATHALACQIPAFKAFMAQRGVNLAVFLGDKVLKNNIGETQIHNQTAKSDIHIVPQIEGAGGKVGGILQTVAGIAMIGVGVFSSTITAGASSALIGVGAGLLMGGVSSLLMPTPKHEPDDPDGNKANNGFGAAVTTVAQGNPVPILYGEREIGGFVISASVYAQDKMIQGVVMTTLHNAATDLIKKAFKGKG